Within the Anoplopoma fimbria isolate UVic2021 breed Golden Eagle Sablefish chromosome 21, Afim_UVic_2022, whole genome shotgun sequence genome, the region gtttgcttgttttacATCTCTGTAATTCTTTTGACCAGcattttttaacaatcaaaGCTACCTCTGCAATCGTTTTCTAATGTCTTTGATCTGCTCATTTTTCTTGGTCAGGATCTCCTTCATGTTGCGGTAGGCCGCAGTTTGCTGGAACTTCTTGTCCAACtcctgcacaacacacacatacataaacacatgaaaacaactGCAACAGAAGCTGTATACCTAATCTTTCTCTAACTGGGCAGTACAAAAAGTTGGTCTGCCACAAACATATTTGATAAACACTAAAACATGTGTTAACTTCAGATGCGGTTACTGTCCATTTGCAGGTAAGCACCACAGTGACGTACCTTCTCTGCCAATGACAGCTGCTCCTGCACTCGCAGAAGCTCGTGTTTGGCGGAGATCAGGTTCTCCTGCAGACCCTTCTGGGAGGCCGAGTTGGCACTAAGAGTTTTTTCATAATCATCCCTCAGAGCTGCCACTGTGTCCTCCAGACTGCTGATCTCCTGGGATTGAGCAGCCAGCTTgtagggagaagaaaaaaaacgtagAAAATCAGATGGAATGAATGGCCATCATTGGTGTACCTACAGAATCTACACCCTACTCCTATTCACAGGTAGAGGCAAAAGCAACACTTTGATCAGCTGGATACATACCATTCAAGGTCCAAGTTAGCAGATAGAACCAAATGACAGCAAATGTtcagatgaaacaaaaataaagagttgaaaaaataaatgtagtagaaTGGAGAGCAAACTCAAACAAAGTCCAAAAGAAGATGATGCTACTTCGACAAGCCAAACTCCAAACAGTACCTGTTGGTCACCTTGGACCTTCTGAATGTCCTTCAGGGCTCTCTCTGCTTTGGTTCTCTCATCCAGCGCACTCATTGCctcagaaaatgaatcagagCAGAGAGTTAACAACGTAAACTGGTGCATGGCTCATAAGAAagttactgtatttaaaaaatgtatggcTTATTGTTATACCTGTGATTCTAAAGTCCGCATTCTGGCTTTCAGTTTATCATTTTCCTCCTGTAGTCTCGCTATCTCctggaaaaatatattcaagatGGGTGTGAAGGATTGTATGATACGataacaacttaaaaaaattacTCATGCACTGTATTTCTTTACCTTGTTAAGAAGTTCGGACACCCCGCCTTCATTTAGCGGTGCTAGCTTGGGTTTGCTTGTTTCCTGGTTTATCTGggaataaaaagtaaacaaattttcaaatgaaacaatgactGTTATTTCTTAAAACATGTTGGCTATACCGTCAGATAACTATATGTAACATGTAatggtaaatatgaatattttatatcCCTCTCACTTTTCTTAGAAATGTGAGGATG harbors:
- the lztfl1 gene encoding leucine zipper transcription factor-like protein 1 — its product is MAEFGFNEHHQHEVINYMRFARSKMVLRLKTIDSCFEELKDSRLVEETFTVDEVKEMLDGLQAVVRGEVETELINTAHTNVLLLRQLFSQAEKFYLRLQSDISELENRELLEQVAEFEKTDFKTADKINQETSKPKLAPLNEGGVSELLNKEIARLQEENDKLKARMRTLESQAMSALDERTKAERALKDIQKVQGDQQLAAQSQEISSLEDTVAALRDDYEKTLSANSASQKGLQENLISAKHELLRVQEQLSLAEKELDKKFQQTAAYRNMKEILTKKNEQIKDIRKRLQRYEPNE